One part of the Phycisphaerae bacterium genome encodes these proteins:
- the pilM gene encoding pilus assembly protein PilM produces MKRRGGYGPIGVDIGGSSVKLLQLVNRDGRPSIQAAARFDLPAEAADPVERAQALHDGLSKALSLHAFRGTDSISALGCADFQMKSIRLPRMPPEEMASAVEFEARERFNIGEGGEFRFVPAGEVRHGNDLKEEIIVFAAREGAVQETLQLLESLKLRPIAVDLTPCAMARSFVRFLRRADDATAVNVFVDVGWQNTAIAMTRGTDLCFLKILDVGGRSFSSAVAQALSLTLPEALDLRIRIIRENCGRRGDERRDVADDSSFQTPAEIRARASDAVRPLIERIARDVQLCLRYFAVTFRGNRPESLTFVGGEAHEPALMEIIAPALDVPCMIGYPLRGMDGTQGMSSRDARTLAPCWAVACGLALRGTPWVGGPRPKAAVRTPEAAAV; encoded by the coding sequence GTGAAGCGACGGGGAGGATACGGGCCGATCGGTGTGGACATCGGCGGATCGTCCGTCAAGCTGCTTCAGCTTGTCAATCGCGACGGACGGCCGTCCATCCAGGCGGCGGCGCGCTTTGATTTGCCGGCGGAGGCGGCCGATCCGGTGGAGCGGGCACAGGCCCTCCACGACGGCCTCTCGAAGGCCCTCTCCCTTCACGCGTTTCGGGGAACCGATTCCATTAGCGCATTGGGTTGCGCCGATTTTCAGATGAAGAGCATTCGTTTACCGCGCATGCCGCCCGAAGAAATGGCGTCGGCGGTCGAGTTTGAAGCCCGCGAACGCTTCAACATAGGCGAAGGGGGAGAGTTTCGATTTGTTCCGGCGGGCGAGGTGCGGCACGGAAATGATCTGAAGGAGGAGATCATCGTCTTCGCGGCGCGCGAGGGCGCGGTGCAGGAGACCCTGCAGCTCCTGGAATCGTTGAAGCTGCGCCCGATCGCCGTGGATTTGACGCCCTGTGCGATGGCGCGGAGCTTTGTACGTTTCCTTCGCCGGGCAGACGACGCCACGGCGGTCAATGTCTTCGTGGACGTGGGGTGGCAGAACACGGCGATCGCCATGACCCGGGGCACAGATCTGTGCTTTCTCAAGATTCTCGACGTGGGCGGCCGCTCGTTTAGCTCGGCGGTGGCTCAGGCATTGAGTCTTACGCTGCCGGAGGCGCTCGATCTTCGAATTCGCATCATTCGCGAAAACTGCGGACGGCGCGGCGACGAGCGGCGCGACGTTGCCGACGATTCGTCGTTTCAGACTCCGGCGGAGATTAGGGCGCGGGCCTCCGACGCGGTTCGGCCATTGATCGAGCGGATCGCTCGGGACGTACAGTTGTGCCTGCGCTATTTTGCGGTGACGTTTCGCGGCAACCGGCCGGAAAGCCTGACGTTTGTCGGCGGCGAGGCGCACGAGCCCGCGTTGATGGAGATCATCGCGCCGGCCCTCGACGTGCCCTGCATGATCGGATACCCGCTCCGGGGGATGGACGGCACGCAGGGGATGTCTTCGCGCGACGCGCGGACGCTGGCCCCCTGTTGGGCGGTGGCGTGCGGCCTGGCGCTGCGCGGAACGCCCTGGGTCGGCGGACCGCGGCCGAAGGCGGCGGTACGGACGCCCGAAGCAGCGGCGGTTTGA